A region of the Phycisphaerales bacterium genome:
CTCCAGATCTCTTCGGTCAGGCCGTTGAGCAGTTCGGGCAGCGTGAACGCATCCTCGTTCTCGGGGACGAGGAACTCGTTGTCGTACACGCGGCTGAGGATGGTCGGGTTCATGAGCGTAAGCAGCACGCCGCGCTGCACGCCCATGACGGTGTCGTGCACGGGGAACTCGGGGCTGCCCGAGTAGTTGTCCCAGTGGCTCTGCTTGTCGGTGGCCAGATAGGCGAGCAGTTCGGGCGTCAGGCCGAACGCTTCATCGCGGAAGGCGTTCTCGACGACGAACTTGAACGCCTCGCGCTCGCGTGCGGCCTCGACGGGCACCATCGGCGGGCGGGCATTGGGATCGCCCTTGCGGTCGCGATGGACGTAAGTGCCGCCGATGAATCGGCTGACCATGCTGACCGAACCGGCCTGCTGGTAGAGGAGCATGTTGAAGAACTGGCGGGCGGGATACCACGGCTCGCCTTCCTTGACGGCGCGGTCGAGCAGCTCGCCGCGCAGTTTGTGGACGAGTTCGATCTGCCGCTTGCCGTAGTTGATCGGATCGGCGCCGAGATCGAAGCGCCGCACGAGCGGGTCGGGGCCGGCGGCGTCTTCATCGGTGGCGTACTGCAGGCCGGCTTCGGCGACGCGGCCGGCGATCTCGGGCAGCTTCTTCTCGTCGGGCGTGTAGCCGTACTCGATAGCCCAGAAGTCGTAGGGGCCGATGACCGGGGTCACCCAGTCGCCCTGCTCGGCGCCCTGGGGCGCGAGGTTGAGCGGGTTGTAATCCATGACCGAGCCGACCTGCGCTTCGCCGACGCCCGCGTTGATCTCTTCAAGGGTCTTCCAGGTGGAGGCCTTGAAGTTGTGGCGCAGGCCGAGGGTGTGGCCGACTTCGTGGGTGACGATTTCCTTGATGACCTGCGCGACGAATTTCTCGGGCAGGCCGTCGATGAGATCGGTGTCGCTGTAGCTGTGCGGGTTCATGCGCGCGGACATGGCGAGGCGCGCGAGGTTCATCTGGTGCGCCTTGCCGACGGCCATGTCGCAGCGGCGGTTCTTCTGCACCATGCGCTCAAGCATCGAGCCGGGATTGGTGTTGTCCTTGGCGAACATGACGCCCTGGTGATCGCCCTGCGGCAGGCCGGAAGGCGACTGCGACTGGTCAGCCCTGTCGCGCAGGTAGTTCGCCGGGTCCCAGTGCGGGTGGTCGGCGACCCATTGCATGGTCTCCGGGGTCGCATCTTCCTTGGGAACCTGGGCGATCATCTGCTGGTAGTTCAGCGCGTAGTAGCGGATCATCGAGTCGTCGAAGATGATGTCGGCGTCGAGGATCTCGCCGGTCTCGGGATTCGCCCGGCTCGGGCCCATGGCGAAGGCGTCTTCCGAAGTGATCCAGCGGAAGAAGTTGTAGCGGACATCTTCGGGATCGAGGTCCATGTAGGCGCCGGTCTTGGCGTCCTGCTGGCGGACTTCGATGGCGCCGTCGATGCCGATCTCGCGGAAGGCGTTGTTCCACTCGAGAATGCCGTCGCGCACGTACCGGCGGTACTTGACGGGCACGGTGTGCTCGAGGTAGAAGATGATGGGCTTCTCGGGCGGACTGAGCGCGAGATTGGGATCGCGCTTCTTGACGTTCCAGCGGTTGATGTAGCGCACGAACTGCTTGCCGTCGTCGCTCTCCTTGGCGAAGTCCTTGAAGACGGTCATGAAATAGCCGATGCGCTCGTCGGCCTCGCGCGGCTGGTAGTCGGTGCGCGGGACGTTGCTCAGCGAGTAGTAGATGTCGGTGAGGCGGCCGTCCTGACCGGGGCCCTCGAACGACACTTCGACGTTCTCGGGGAAAGCCTTGCAGTTCTTGATGGTCGTCAGGCGCGGGTTGAGCGGCAGGGCAAACTGGCCCGACTGCCCCACGAGCAGCGCATCGAGGTCGATGACCGGCCCGCCGCCTGGGCCCATGCTCACGATGGGCACGGCGAGGATGACGCGGTCGGAGTAGGTGCGTTCGACGGATGATTTGATCTCGCTGTCGCCGCGCGCCTGGTACTGGAGTTCAGGCTGCATGAGGACGAGCTGGTCGTTGATGCGCCGCCAGTAGCAGTACATTTCGTTCCACTGCCAGCCGGTGAAGTAACTGCCGCCCGCGATGGACACGGCCGCGAAGAAGCGCTTGCCCTCGAAGTTGCGCGGCAATTCGGCGAGCAACTGGTTGTCCTCGCCGTGGCGATAGATGGTGTACATCGACGCGCTGCCGTCGGCGGTGGAGATGACCTTGGTGTAGCCCTCGCTGACCTTGTCAAAGGGCGGAAAATCATCGCCGGCGCTGGCGCCGGTCGCGAACGCGAAGATCGCAGCGCACGCGGCGATGGCCATCGGTGCGCCTGTGCTGAGAGTCGATTGTCGGGCCACTTGGTTTCTCCTTGAAAATCGGACCGAGGCGAAGCGGCGGCTGGTGCGCCAGCCGCGAAGCAGTGAGGCTATGTTGTATCCGCGCCCACCAGATGCGCAGCAGTCGGTGAATGATACCGGCGTGGAAGCGCGGCGATGCCGGAACGGGCGGAAATCGGCGGGACTGGCTCGGGCCGCATCGCCAGAATACACTCTCAACCAATACGCAACTGCCGCACGTCCCGTTCGTCTAGTCGGCCTAGGACGCCAGGTTCTCATCCTGGTAACAGGGGTTCAAATCCCCTACGGGACGCTTTTCTTGCGCTGGGCGAGCCAGCGGGCCATACCCGGCGTGGCGTGGATCCGCGAGGACCCGTCGAGCCCCTCTTCGATCAGCGCTTCGACGCCCTCGTATTCAGCAACCAACGCCAGGCCGCTGTCCATCGGCAGCAGGCACAGGGCCGTGGCGAGCGAATCGGACATCATGCCGCTGGGCGCGATGACGGTCGCGGCGATGCGGCGCGAGGAGCCGAACCCGGTGCGGGGATCGACGATGTGCGAGTAGCGCCGGCCGGCGATCTCGACGTACTGCTGGGCGTCGCCCGAGGTGGAGACGGCGGCATTGACCAGCCGCACAACAGGCGCTTCGGAGTCGCCGCTGCCCGAGACGCCGCCTTCGACGGCGACTTCCCAGGCATCGCGATCGGGAGGCGGCTCCCCCACCACGATGTCGCCGGCCATGGCCACGAGATAGCGACTGATGCCACACTGTCGCAAGACCGCGGCGGCACCGTCGCAGGCGTAGCCCTTGGCGATGCCGCCGAGATCGAGGCGCATGCCGGGCTGGAGCAGTTCGACCGTCTGCGCCCTGGCGTCGAGGCGCACCCATCGCCCGCCGACGAGGGCGCGCGCCGCGGCAATCTCCTGCGCAGCGGCGAGCTGCCCGCTGCGGCGCATCTCGCGCCAGAGTTGCACGAGCGGACCGGCGGTGACGTCGAAACTTCCCGATGAGCGCGCGTGCAGATCGCCGGAGATCACGAGCACCTCGAAGAGTTCATCGCTCACGGGCACCGGACCCTGGCCGGCCCGCGCGCCCAGGCGCATGAGTTCGCTGTCCACCCGGTAGTCGCTCATGATGGCGTCGATTTCGGCGATGCGCTCGAACGCAGCGCTGGCCGCATCAGTCGCCTCGGCCTGATCGCGGGCGTAGAGCACGAGCCGGGCCCGCACCCCCATGTGCACCTGGCTGAACTCGAAGCGCCCAAGCGGCGGCGAGGGCGCGCGCTGCGACGCGGTGCAGCCGGTGAGTGCGATGATGCACGCAGCGGCGACAGCCAGCCGGCGCATCCGCTGCTTTAGAGAGAGATGCATGCGTTCAATCGTAGTCCAGGCCCTGCGCGCGTCGGCGGCGCGCGGCGCCGGGCGTCGGCGTGGCCGTGGCCGGTTCTATGATGGTTGGCTGCCGGATCTGATCGCCTCCGATTCAGAAGGGGATGCATGACCGACGACGGCCGATCCAACCAGGGCGAACCGGGACGCGCTGCCCGTGAGCCCGAGCCGCCTCCGCTGCTCATGCCGGCGGCTGAGTCGGCGGCCGTCCCGCCCACGGTTCGCCCGCCGGCTCCGCCACCGCCGCCGCGCCCTCGCGTCTTCAGCGCCGTGATCGCGCCGGTGGTGGCAATTCCGACGACCATCATCGTGGCCAGCGTGGCGCTGCTCGTGCCTGCGTTCATTCTGCACTGGAACGAGATCAGCCGGGCGCGCGCCGACGAGGACGTGATCGAGCGCGTCATCATGGAGTTCATCGCCTCTCCGGCGGGCTTGCTGCTGAGCCTGATCCCTGCGGAACTAACGTACTTCGCGCTCGTGATTCTGGCCGTGCGCTTTTCGCCGCAGGCCTGGCGCGACCGCCTGGCGATGCACCGGCCGGCGACGGCGTGGTGGGCTTACCTGCTCTTTGCGCTGGCGGCGCCGGCATGCGGCATGCTGGGCGGGCTGCTCGCCGCGCTGCTCGGTCGAGACGAGAGCAGTTCGCTCGAGATGCTCTTCGAGGGACTGCAGAACGTACCGGCGTCGCTGGCGGTCATCGTCGT
Encoded here:
- a CDS encoding FAD:protein FMN transferase, with protein sequence MHLSLKQRMRRLAVAAACIIALTGCTASQRAPSPPLGRFEFSQVHMGVRARLVLYARDQAEATDAASAAFERIAEIDAIMSDYRVDSELMRLGARAGQGPVPVSDELFEVLVISGDLHARSSGSFDVTAGPLVQLWREMRRSGQLAAAQEIAAARALVGGRWVRLDARAQTVELLQPGMRLDLGGIAKGYACDGAAAVLRQCGISRYLVAMAGDIVVGEPPPDRDAWEVAVEGGVSGSGDSEAPVVRLVNAAVSTSGDAQQYVEIAGRRYSHIVDPRTGFGSSRRIAATVIAPSGMMSDSLATALCLLPMDSGLALVAEYEGVEALIEEGLDGSSRIHATPGMARWLAQRKKSVP
- a CDS encoding zinc-dependent metalloprotease yields the protein MARQSTLSTGAPMAIAACAAIFAFATGASAGDDFPPFDKVSEGYTKVISTADGSASMYTIYRHGEDNQLLAELPRNFEGKRFFAAVSIAGGSYFTGWQWNEMYCYWRRINDQLVLMQPELQYQARGDSEIKSSVERTYSDRVILAVPIVSMGPGGGPVIDLDALLVGQSGQFALPLNPRLTTIKNCKAFPENVEVSFEGPGQDGRLTDIYYSLSNVPRTDYQPREADERIGYFMTVFKDFAKESDDGKQFVRYINRWNVKKRDPNLALSPPEKPIIFYLEHTVPVKYRRYVRDGILEWNNAFREIGIDGAIEVRQQDAKTGAYMDLDPEDVRYNFFRWITSEDAFAMGPSRANPETGEILDADIIFDDSMIRYYALNYQQMIAQVPKEDATPETMQWVADHPHWDPANYLRDRADQSQSPSGLPQGDHQGVMFAKDNTNPGSMLERMVQKNRRCDMAVGKAHQMNLARLAMSARMNPHSYSDTDLIDGLPEKFVAQVIKEIVTHEVGHTLGLRHNFKASTWKTLEEINAGVGEAQVGSVMDYNPLNLAPQGAEQGDWVTPVIGPYDFWAIEYGYTPDEKKLPEIAGRVAEAGLQYATDEDAAGPDPLVRRFDLGADPINYGKRQIELVHKLRGELLDRAVKEGEPWYPARQFFNMLLYQQAGSVSMVSRFIGGTYVHRDRKGDPNARPPMVPVEAAREREAFKFVVENAFRDEAFGLTPELLAYLATDKQSHWDNYSGSPEFPVHDTVMGVQRGVLLTLMNPTILSRVYDNEFLVPENEDAFTLPELLNGLTEEIWSEILQSNPVNGKYTNRKPMISSLRRNLQREYISNLIDLSEIDGSWGTPRAVQALSMEWMVNLRDRLDKILKSGDAKNLDDYSRSHLQECHQRLSTSIDAIKTYSGN
- a CDS encoding CPBP family intramembrane metalloprotease — encoded protein: MTDDGRSNQGEPGRAAREPEPPPLLMPAAESAAVPPTVRPPAPPPPPRPRVFSAVIAPVVAIPTTIIVASVALLVPAFILHWNEISRARADEDVIERVIMEFIASPAGLLLSLIPAELTYFALVILAVRFSPQAWRDRLAMHRPATAWWAYLLFALAAPACGMLGGLLAALLGRDESSSLEMLFEGLQNVPASLAVIVVVLYSVLPGLCEEMLYRGYIQSRLLRHWPPILAILFASAAFAAAHVEPTHAIAVFPLGVWLGVIAWRCGSIWPSILTHALNNAYGVTMMMLVTPDEAAKMEQQWTIGAVMVIVVSGAAMIGACVYLFRRPAPDLSAAQA